A portion of the Toxotes jaculatrix isolate fToxJac2 chromosome 16, fToxJac2.pri, whole genome shotgun sequence genome contains these proteins:
- the LOC121195828 gene encoding zinc finger BED domain-containing protein 4-like translates to MLRHYRARHGNEELADTRESTPVPNKQAVDEAVVNMIIKDCQPLSFVENEGFRELLKLILPSYALPSRKTIKDLVSQRYEEEKEKTKKDLQSAVAVTLTADMWTSMNMEAYLTFVSQ, encoded by the exons ATGCTGAGGCATTATAGAGCTCGGCATGGCAATGAAGAATTGGCAGATACTCGTGAGAGTACCCCAG TTCCTAACAAGCAAGCAGTGGATGAGGCAGTGGTCAATATGATCATCAAAGACTGTCAGCCACTCAGCTTTGTTGAAAATGAGGGATTCAGGGAGCTCCTGAAGCTTATTCTACCCTCGTATGCTCTACCAAGCAGGAAG ACCATCAAGGACTTGGTGAGCCAGAGatatgaggaggaaaaggagaaaaccaAAAAGGACCTCCAGAGTGCCGTTGCTGTTACTTTAACAGCTGATATGTGGACGTCTATGAATATGGAGGCATATCTAACTtttgtttctcaataa
- the LOC121195780 gene encoding zinc finger BED domain-containing protein 4-like: MSWVCRMEFCLIMDRSRKFSPLWNNFDLVTPNKVKCRLCSTELSYINKSTSSMLRHYRARHGNEELADTRESTPVPNKQAVDEAVVNMIIKDCQPLSFVENEGFRELLKLILPSYALPSRKTIKDLVSQRYEEEKEKTKKDLQSAVAVTLTADMWTSMNMEAYLTFVSQ; the protein is encoded by the exons ATGTCGTGGGTTTGTCGGATGGAGTTTTGCTTGATCATGGATCGTTCTAGGAAGTTTTCCCCGTTGTGGAATAATTTTGATCTCGTGACGCCAAACAAG GTGAAGTGTCGGCTCTGCTCTACAGAGCTATCTTATATCAATAAGAGCACTTCATCAATGCTGAGGCATTATAGAGCTCGGCATGGCAATGAAGAATTGGCAGATACTCGTGAGAGTACCCCAG TTCCTAACAAGCAAGCAGTGGATGAGGCAGTGGTCAATATGATCATCAAAGACTGTCAGCCACTCAGCTTTGTTGAAAATGAGGGATTCAGGGAGCTCCTGAAGCTTATTCTACCCTCGTATGCTCTACCAAGCAGGAAG ACCATCAAGGACTTGGTGAGCCAGAGatatgaggaggaaaaggagaaaaccaAAAAGGACCTCCAGAGTGCCGTTGCTGTTACTTTAACAGCTGATATGTGGACGTCTATGAATATGGAGGCATATCTAACTtttgtttctcaataa